The Candidatus Zixiibacteriota bacterium sequence CGTAATAAATTAACAGATGTCGAATTGATGAAGCGTATGCAGAAGCAGGATATGGTCGCTTTTAATACCTTCGTCGACCGCTATAAAAACCGCCTGTTCACTGTCATCAACCGTATGCTGGATTCTGCCGAGGAGGCCGAGGAGATCGTGCAGGAAACTTTTCTGAGGGTGTATCAGCATTGCCACACCTTCGATTTCCGCTTTGCGGTTTCGACCTGGGTTTATACTATCGCATTAAATCTGGCTCGCAATGAACTCAGGCGTAAAAAGCGTGTAAAATTCTTCGATATTGAAGATTACAAGGATAAACTATCGACGCCTGAAAATCAGTCCACCGGTGATCCGGCCAAGCTGATGGCGGCGTTGAAAAAGGCGGTCCAGAAACTTCCGCCTAAATATAAAGAAGCATTTGTTTTACGTGATATAGATCAGCTTTCGTACGAGGAGATAGCCCAGATCCTTTCGGTTCCGCT is a genomic window containing:
- a CDS encoding sigma-70 family RNA polymerase sigma factor, with product MLERNKLTDVELMKRMQKQDMVAFNTFVDRYKNRLFTVINRMLDSAEEAEEIVQETFLRVYQHCHTFDFRFAVSTWVYTIALNLARNELRRKKRVKFFDIEDYKDKLSTPENQSTGDPAKLMAALKKAVQKLPPKYKEAFVLRDIDQLSYEEIAQILSVPLGTVKSRVNRARNLLRDQVKPKMEDYYELSKSSLFNLNII